One genomic window of Rhinolophus ferrumequinum isolate MPI-CBG mRhiFer1 chromosome 23, mRhiFer1_v1.p, whole genome shotgun sequence includes the following:
- the LOC117016057 gene encoding cytochrome c oxidase subunit 4 isoform 2, mitochondrial: MFFRTAWSLVLRKGGLGIRGIHSPGDTAPSKGKMPPYTNYHAQRSYPMPDEPFCTELNAEQQALKEKEKGSWTQLSHAEKVALYRLQFHETFAEMNHRSNEWKTVMGCVFFFCGFTALLIWWQRVYVFPKKPLTLTDEWKSQQLQRILDMKGNPVQGLASQWDYEKKEWKK; this comes from the exons atgTTTTTCAGAACCGCCTGGAGCTTGGTGCTGAGGAAAGGAGGACTTGGAATACGAGGGATACACAGCCCAGGGGACACCG CCCCCAGCAAGGGGAAGATGCCCCCCTACACCAACTACCATGCCCAGCGCTCCTACCCCATGCCGGACGAACCCTTCTGCACAGAGCTCAATGCCGAGCAGCAGGCcttgaaggaaaaggagaaaggcagCTGGACCCAGCTGAGCCACGCCGAGAAGGTGGCCT TGTACCGGCTCCAGTTCCATGAGACCTTCGCAGAGATGAACCATCGCTCCAATGAGTGGAAGACAGTGATGGgctgtgtctttttcttctgtggaTTCACAGCTCTGTTGATTTGGTGGCAGCGGGTCTACG TTTTCCCTAAGAAGCCCCTCACGCTGACGGATGAGTGGAAGTCTCAGCAGCTCCAGCGCATCCTGGATATGAAGGGCAACCCTGTGCAAGGCCTGGCCTCCCAGTGGGACTATGAGAAGAAAGAGTGGAAGAAGTGA